Proteins from a single region of Paramormyrops kingsleyae isolate MSU_618 chromosome 9, PKINGS_0.4, whole genome shotgun sequence:
- the LOC111844553 gene encoding uncharacterized protein isoform X4 encodes MQISEPDSNLTPVQENENPNTVSHLAKKMQGAGSRGWKSMSALFNKEDEHQLLEAETQPVADHPLAIKPEEPPPSKQNTGFWDNFATKWQQAATMRQGAASGKADEGAGGPEGDGGQDQGARQENEGGDSGNAFSKHASPGGNSEDTAFKWNFVTSKLVELKSKSMNKTN; translated from the exons CAGATCAGCGAACCGGACAGCAACCTGACACCAGTCCAGGAGAATGAGAATCCCAACACAGTGTCCCATTTGGCTAAAAAG ATGCAGGGGGCGGGATCCAGGGGCTGGAAGAGCATGTCGGCGCTCTTCAACAAGGAAGATGAGCACCAGCTGCTAGAGGCAGAGACCCAGCCTGTTGCTGACCA CCCACTGGCCATCAAGCCGGAGGAGCCGCCGCCCAGCAAGCAGAACACGGGATTCTGGGATAACTTCGCCACCAAGTGGCAGCAGGCGGCCACCATGAGACAGGGTGCGGCCAGCGGCAAGGCTGACGAGGGGGCCGGAGGCCcagagggggatggggggcaggaCCAGGGGGCGAGGCAAGAGAACGAAGGGGGAGACAGCGGGAACGCCTTCTCCAAGCACGCCTCCCCCGGAGGGAACAGCGAAGACACGGCATTTAAGTGGAACTTTGTCACCAGTAAATTGGTGGAATTGAAGTCCAAGAGCATGAACAAGACAAATTAG
- the LOC111844553 gene encoding uncharacterized protein isoform X3 produces MPRHCQQISEPDSNLTPVQENENPNTVSHLAKKMQGAGSRGWKSMSALFNKEDEHQLLEAETQPVADHPLAIKPEEPPPSKQNTGFWDNFATKWQQAATMRQGAASGKADEGAGGPEGDGGQDQGARQENEGGDSGNAFSKHASPGGNSEDTAFKWNFVTSKLVELKSKSMNKTN; encoded by the exons CAGATCAGCGAACCGGACAGCAACCTGACACCAGTCCAGGAGAATGAGAATCCCAACACAGTGTCCCATTTGGCTAAAAAG ATGCAGGGGGCGGGATCCAGGGGCTGGAAGAGCATGTCGGCGCTCTTCAACAAGGAAGATGAGCACCAGCTGCTAGAGGCAGAGACCCAGCCTGTTGCTGACCA CCCACTGGCCATCAAGCCGGAGGAGCCGCCGCCCAGCAAGCAGAACACGGGATTCTGGGATAACTTCGCCACCAAGTGGCAGCAGGCGGCCACCATGAGACAGGGTGCGGCCAGCGGCAAGGCTGACGAGGGGGCCGGAGGCCcagagggggatggggggcaggaCCAGGGGGCGAGGCAAGAGAACGAAGGGGGAGACAGCGGGAACGCCTTCTCCAAGCACGCCTCCCCCGGAGGGAACAGCGAAGACACGGCATTTAAGTGGAACTTTGTCACCAGTAAATTGGTGGAATTGAAGTCCAAGAGCATGAACAAGACAAATTAG
- the LOC111844553 gene encoding uncharacterized protein isoform X5, with translation MISEPDSNLTPVQENENPNTVSHLAKKMQGAGSRGWKSMSALFNKEDEHQLLEAETQPVADHPLAIKPEEPPPSKQNTGFWDNFATKWQQAATMRQGAASGKADEGAGGPEGDGGQDQGARQENEGGDSGNAFSKHASPGGNSEDTAFKWNFVTSKLVELKSKSMNKTN, from the exons ATCAGCGAACCGGACAGCAACCTGACACCAGTCCAGGAGAATGAGAATCCCAACACAGTGTCCCATTTGGCTAAAAAG ATGCAGGGGGCGGGATCCAGGGGCTGGAAGAGCATGTCGGCGCTCTTCAACAAGGAAGATGAGCACCAGCTGCTAGAGGCAGAGACCCAGCCTGTTGCTGACCA CCCACTGGCCATCAAGCCGGAGGAGCCGCCGCCCAGCAAGCAGAACACGGGATTCTGGGATAACTTCGCCACCAAGTGGCAGCAGGCGGCCACCATGAGACAGGGTGCGGCCAGCGGCAAGGCTGACGAGGGGGCCGGAGGCCcagagggggatggggggcaggaCCAGGGGGCGAGGCAAGAGAACGAAGGGGGAGACAGCGGGAACGCCTTCTCCAAGCACGCCTCCCCCGGAGGGAACAGCGAAGACACGGCATTTAAGTGGAACTTTGTCACCAGTAAATTGGTGGAATTGAAGTCCAAGAGCATGAACAAGACAAATTAG